In one window of Romboutsia hominis DNA:
- a CDS encoding DUF362 domain-containing protein — protein MQKSKVYFTNLRTDQNTSLLMKLENLIKKAGIENIDFNGKFSAIKIHFGEPGNLAYLRPNYSKVVVDLIKKNGGKPFLTDCNTLYVGRRKNALEHLDAAYENGYNPFTTGCHIIIGDGLKGTDEVNVKIDKEYIKEAKIGQAIMDADIIISMNHFKGHESTGFGGALKNIGMGCGSRAGKMEMHCSGKPKIKEIKCVSCGACKKVCAHDAISFNESKKAAINHDKCVGCGRCIGNCNFDAVGTTTFEANDILNKKIAEYTYAVLKDRQHFHISFVIDVSPNCDCHFENDLAIIPDVGIFASFDPVALDMACVDMANKQSVISGSYLDEKKHNTHDHFINTHPETNWEVCVDHSVSLGIGNKEYELIEV, from the coding sequence ATGCAAAAATCAAAAGTATATTTTACTAATTTAAGAACAGACCAAAATACAAGTTTACTTATGAAATTAGAAAATCTTATAAAAAAAGCAGGGATAGAAAACATTGACTTTAATGGAAAATTTAGTGCTATTAAAATACATTTTGGAGAACCTGGAAATCTTGCATATTTAAGACCAAACTATTCTAAGGTAGTTGTAGATTTAATAAAGAAAAATGGAGGAAAGCCATTTTTAACAGATTGCAATACTTTATATGTAGGAAGAAGAAAAAATGCACTAGAACATTTAGATGCAGCATATGAAAATGGATACAATCCATTTACAACAGGATGTCATATAATAATAGGTGATGGGCTTAAAGGAACAGATGAAGTCAATGTTAAAATAGATAAAGAGTACATAAAAGAGGCAAAAATAGGTCAGGCAATAATGGATGCTGATATAATAATATCTATGAATCACTTTAAAGGTCATGAATCAACAGGATTTGGTGGTGCGCTTAAAAATATAGGTATGGGGTGTGGTTCTAGAGCAGGTAAAATGGAAATGCACTGTAGTGGTAAGCCTAAAATTAAAGAAATAAAATGTGTATCTTGTGGTGCCTGTAAAAAAGTATGTGCACATGATGCTATTAGTTTTAACGAAAGCAAAAAAGCAGCTATAAATCATGATAAATGTGTAGGATGTGGTAGATGTATAGGAAATTGTAATTTTGATGCAGTAGGTACTACAACATTTGAAGCTAATGATATATTAAATAAAAAGATAGCAGAGTATACTTATGCAGTACTTAAAGATAGACAACATTTTCATATAAGTTTTGTAATAGATGTAAGTCCTAATTGTGATTGTCATTTTGAAAATGATTTAGCTATAATACCTGATGTAGGTATATTTGCATCATTTGATCCAGTAGCACTTGATATGGCTTGTGTAGATATGGCAAATAAACAAAGTGTAATAAGTGGAAGTTATTTAGATGAGAAAAAACATAATACACACGATCATTTTATAAATACACACCCTGAAACTAATTGGGAAGTATGTGTTGACCATAGTGTAAGTCTTGGTATAGGAAATAAAGAATATGAATTAATAGAAGTATAA
- a CDS encoding MerR family transcriptional regulator — MYKISEVSKLTGISVRMLHHYDSIGILSPSRENESNYRYYSEDDILRLYQILVFKELDFKLSEIKNILDDKNFDIENALRVQRKLIMKKKERLENIIDSIDETIKNLGENNMSKKNFNAFSYDDIKKHEEKYKEETERRYKDSDAYKESREKTSKYSKEDWEKISEEANNIYIELANLMDKNPDDEEVQVLVQKWRDHISNNYYNCTVEIFRGLALMYVADERFTKNIDKYKEGLAKFLSDAMNVYCDNKK, encoded by the coding sequence ATGTATAAAATAAGTGAAGTATCAAAATTAACAGGCATAAGTGTAAGAATGTTACACCACTATGATAGTATAGGTATATTAAGTCCAAGTAGAGAAAATGAATCTAACTATAGATATTACAGTGAAGATGATATATTAAGACTTTATCAAATACTAGTATTTAAGGAATTAGACTTTAAATTAAGCGAAATAAAAAATATATTAGATGATAAAAATTTTGATATAGAAAATGCCTTAAGGGTACAAAGAAAACTTATAATGAAAAAGAAAGAAAGGCTAGAAAATATAATAGATTCTATTGATGAAACAATAAAAAATTTAGGAGAGAATAATATGAGTAAAAAGAATTTTAACGCTTTTAGTTATGATGATATTAAAAAGCATGAAGAAAAGTACAAAGAAGAGACAGAAAGAAGATATAAAGATAGTGATGCTTATAAAGAAAGTAGGGAAAAGACATCAAAGTATTCAAAAGAAGACTGGGAAAAAATAAGTGAAGAAGCTAATAATATATATATTGAGCTAGCAAATTTAATGGATAAAAATCCAGATGATGAAGAAGTTCAAGTATTAGTACAAAAATGGAGAGATCATATAAGCAATAATTACTATAACTGTACGGTAGAAATATTTAGAGGATTAGCTCTTATGTATGTAGCAGATGAAAGATTTACTAAAAATATAGATAAGTATAAAGAAGGGCTTGCTAAATTTTTAAGTGATGCTATGAATGTTTATTGTGATAATAAAAAGTAG
- a CDS encoding FmdE family protein — translation MKTWEEVIKFHGHECPGLAIGYLASKGAKEYLELEFSEDEEIVCIAENDACGLDAIQLMLGCTIGKGNLLIRLRGKSVYHFYNRKNNKSVRMSLKNKSKNLSREEYKNFLIKADPKDLFEFKPTNIKLPEKARLFLSDTCEICKEKSSEQFIRLQEGKKVCLDCYSDYKRFF, via the coding sequence ATGAAAACTTGGGAAGAAGTAATCAAATTTCATGGACATGAATGTCCAGGGCTAGCTATAGGGTATTTAGCTTCTAAAGGAGCTAAAGAATACTTAGAATTAGAATTTTCTGAGGATGAAGAGATTGTTTGTATAGCTGAAAATGATGCATGTGGATTAGATGCAATACAATTAATGCTTGGATGTACTATAGGTAAGGGGAATTTACTTATAAGACTTAGAGGAAAAAGTGTTTATCATTTTTATAATAGAAAAAATAATAAATCTGTTAGAATGTCATTAAAAAACAAAAGTAAGAACTTATCAAGAGAGGAATATAAAAATTTTTTGATAAAGGCTGATCCAAAAGATTTATTTGAATTTAAACCAACTAATATAAAACTTCCAGAAAAGGCTAGATTATTTTTATCCGATACTTGTGAAATATGTAAAGAGAAATCATCGGAACAATTTATAAGACTTCAAGAGGGAAAGAAGGTTTGCTTAGATTGTTACAGTGATTATAAAAGATTTTTTTAG